In Thalassococcus sp. S3, the sequence ATTCAGTAAAACGAAGCAAATGCCGATACTTTGCAAATTTTGCAAAGACGCTCGCGGGATGTATCTTTTCCGCCCTTTCAGATTCGGTCAGCCGTATTGGGCGACCGGTGTGCCTGCAATCGCGCCCATATTCAGCAGCCCCCTTGCCGTGATCGACGGGGACACGATATGGGCGCGGTTGCCCATGCCCATCAGGACCGGACCCACTTCCAGTCCGCCGCCCTTCATCTTGAGGATGTTGCGCACGCCGCTGGCGGCATCGGCATGGGCAAAGATCAGCACATTCGCCGCGCCTTCCATCCGGCTGCCGGGAAAGATCCGCGCTCTCAGATCCGGGTCGAGGGCGGCGTCGATATTCATCTCGCCCTCATAGGCAAAGTCCACGCTGTTGGCGTCGAGCAGCTCCATCACGGCGCGCATCTTCCGACCGGTTTCACACTCCGAATTCCCGAACTGAGATTGTGCGCAGAGCGCGATGTTGGGCGTGATCCCAAATCGGCGCACGTGGCGTGCGGCCCCGATTGCCGTCTCGGCGATTTCCTGCGGGGAGGGTTCCGAGCGGACATGCGTATCCGCGATGAACAGGGGCCCGTCTTCCAGGATCATCAGGCTGAGTGCGCCATGCGGGCGCAAATTGGAGGTGCCGAGAACCTGCTCGATATAGTTCAGATGCCAGCGATACTGGCCGAACGTGCCGCAGATCAGACTGTCCGCCTCTTCCCGATGGACCATCACGGCACCGATGGCGGTGGTGTTGGTCCGCATGATGGCACGGGCAAGATCCGGGGTGACGCCGCGCCTTGCCATCAGTGTGTGATAGGTTTCCCAATAATCGCGGTAGCGCGGGTCGTTCTCGGGGTTCACGATCTGGAAATCACGCCCCGGACGGATCGTGAGCCCCAACCGCTCGCACCTTGTCTCTATCACCTCCGGGCGACCGATCAGGATCGGCTTCTCGGTCGTGTCTTCCAGCATGGCCTGCGATGCGCGCAACACGCGCTCGTCCTCGCCTTCCGCAAAGACGATCCGACGGGATGCGGTCGCCGCTGCTTCGAAAACCGGGCGCATCAGAAGCGCGGATTTGAAGACGGAGCCATCGAGTTTCTGTTTGTAGGCTTCAAGATCTTCGATCGGCCTGGTTGCGACACCGGTCTCCATCGCGGCGCGGGCGACGGCGGTCGATACGACACCGACCAGGCGCGGATCGAAGGGCTTTGGGATCAGGTAATCCGGTCCAAAGGTCAGTTGTTCGCCCTGATAAGCGGCGGCCGCCTCGGCGCTTGTCGTGGCGCGTGCAAGCTCTGCGATGCCGTCGATGCAGGCCAGTTGCATCGCATCGCTGATCTCTGTCGCGCCGACATCGAGTGCGCCCCGAAAGATAAACGGAAAGCACAGCACATTGTTGACCTGATTGGGAAAATCACTGCGTCCTGTTGCGATGATCGCATCCGGCGAGACGGTGCGGGCCAGTTCCGGCAGGATTTCCGGTGTGGGATTGGCAAGGGCAAAGATTACCGGACGATCCGCCATCCGGCCCACCATGTCGCCCGTAAGCACATTCGGTCCGCTGAGACCCAGAAACAGATCCGCGCCCTCGATCACCTCATCCAGCGTTCGCAGGTCGGCGGATTGGGCGAACGCGGCCTTTTGAGGGTTCATATCCTCCGTGCGGCCTTCGTAGACCAGGCCATGAATATCGCA encodes:
- a CDS encoding NADP-dependent malic enzyme: MSDTPSLKQAALAYHANPKPGKLEIRATKPMANGRDLALAYSPGVAEACLEIKKNPSEAAHYTARGNLVAVVSNGSAVLGLGNIGALASKPVMEGKAVLFKKFANIDCFDIELDETDPEKLADIVCALGPTFGAINLEDIKAPDCFIVEKLCRERMNIPVFHDDQHGTAIVVGAAAKNALHVAGKAFDEIKIVSTGGGAAGIACLNMLLKLGVRRENIWLCDIHGLVYEGRTEDMNPQKAAFAQSADLRTLDEVIEGADLFLGLSGPNVLTGDMVGRMADRPVIFALANPTPEILPELARTVSPDAIIATGRSDFPNQVNNVLCFPFIFRGALDVGATEISDAMQLACIDGIAELARATTSAEAAAAYQGEQLTFGPDYLIPKPFDPRLVGVVSTAVARAAMETGVATRPIEDLEAYKQKLDGSVFKSALLMRPVFEAAATASRRIVFAEGEDERVLRASQAMLEDTTEKPILIGRPEVIETRCERLGLTIRPGRDFQIVNPENDPRYRDYWETYHTLMARRGVTPDLARAIMRTNTTAIGAVMVHREEADSLICGTFGQYRWHLNYIEQVLGTSNLRPHGALSLMILEDGPLFIADTHVRSEPSPQEIAETAIGAARHVRRFGITPNIALCAQSQFGNSECETGRKMRAVMELLDANSVDFAYEGEMNIDAALDPDLRARIFPGSRMEGAANVLIFAHADAASGVRNILKMKGGGLEVGPVLMGMGNRAHIVSPSITARGLLNMGAIAGTPVAQYG